From the genome of Solanum stenotomum isolate F172 chromosome 5, ASM1918654v1, whole genome shotgun sequence:
TACCTATATACATGATATACACTAgcttattttctagaaaaaggTGTTCAATTAATCATCATTTATCGATCTATTTTACCTCCACGGCCTCGAGAAAAAGGGAATACAACTAATCACCCTTCATTTATTGTTATGACTTTATGTGTAGTATTTGAGAATGGCACCACAAAAACTACAAACAATAGCCTTCCAAGACTTGGTATAAAATGGAATATAACAAAACCTAGTTGATGTATACATCTCAGCCACTTTAGCACCGTGTCCGCACCGCGAACACCAGCCAGCCACCGGCTTACTCCGCCGCACCGTCCTCTTTTGATCCACCAGAAAGCAAAAACAAACCATCATTGGAGTTTTGCATACAAAAATATACTATATGGAAGAGAGAAATATattgggtttttttttcttctttgggcCAAGTTTGTTGGATATTATATAGGTAGGAGTAATAACACACTGGTCATTTTTCGATTAGgtctttgaaaaataattaatatcgTAAAGTATCAAATTTCAGAACATTATTTAAAgctttatttgtaaaatttgaaacttaaggataatagttatttttcaattacagAAACAGAAAAGTGGACATTGTTTGAAATAATTTcaatttgatattatatttggtAGATTTCATTTTATCTGTAAATGTAGTTttcaaaacataaattaaaattaatcgAACTTTATATTAGATATCGACAATTGCCACCTATATGTAAATCTAGAAGTAAGTGTttcattaattaatcaataaaaagTGCTGACTATGCCATATAGTCCATTTTATATAGTTGGGAGATTTTGTGTTTAATTAATGAATTGCTTTGCTGtgctatttaaatttataattctCATGCTTCAAtcgatttttttcttatattttaaaaaattatgtaaattataGTATACATTATCATTGTGATAATGTTATATGTTGTTTGTttcaatatatatgatatagtttgattaaattaaaagaatatctttagactttttgaaatttattatcTTTAACAAAATATGCTATAATATTAGTGTGAGTGTGACTATAAACCTTATGAAATGTATGGTTTTTATTATAAATCTTTTTCCACTTTTTGAGTAAGTTGAGTGTTGTATCACTTTACTTTACATACTACTTTATCGTAGTattatttttgtagttttttgtCCTTTAATTTTTGTTACTAGTTGTTGTTTCTTGTAATTCGATTATTGTAATATTCTGTTGTAGTTACTTCAccttttcttaaattattttgtcaTGCTCGCTATAGTATTTTGATATGGTGTCTCCACTCTGTcaattctttttcaatctgctttgatttgttttttcgTGAGCTGAGGGTCTATTGGGAACAACCTCTTCACCTCTGAAACAGAGATATAATCTGCATATACTCCactctctctaaaccctaaTCATGAAATTATACGGGATATTGTCTGTGTTTATCATATAAACCTTAAGCCTTATTGTCTTCCcttatttaaagaaaatttaacaaattttatataacaaaatataattatttatggCTTTTTAGCTCCCATTtttatcatataattttttattgaagaAAATTCGATTAAACATTTTAACAACCTCGCTCTAGCTCCACCCTTCCCCACAAAATAGACATATTGGTAGTTAATTATGATACACTAATTAATGTACATGCCTAAACCTAATAGAGAACATTTTCTATATATCTATTATACATTGTTATACAATATAGatgttatatatttatataaataacgTAAATAATGATGTAAGTATATctgttaaaatatattatttcgaatttgaattttgaaaataaaaaaaaaatcataatagagaacatttttctttaattggCGCGCAATGCCAAGTTAAGCTATAAATTATTGTCTTGTTATTTTGATACTAATTTTAAGGTACTGAAAGAGTAACCCAAAAGAGCATTGggctttaaaaagaaaatacttgTTGAGACTGCTAGGCCCATTAAGAAaatatagtataaattataggaaccacatattataagtactaaataacatcctatccNAAAGCCAAATTAAGCTATAAATTATTGTCTTGTTATTTTGATACTAATTTTAAGATATTGAAAGAGTAACCCAAAAGAGCATTGggctttaaaaagaaaatacttgTTGAGACTGCTAGGCCCATTAAGAAaatatagtataaattataggaaccacatattataagtactaaataacatcatatcccttctagttttctatttaccaaaaatcccttacaaatgatgtttgcgggatacatagcattgtgcacggaatacattaggtttgatacatttcacatagcgggatacatagcgttgtgcacgggatacataacgttgtgcacgggatacataacgtttgatacattccacatagccggatacatagcgttgtgcacgggatacataggtaaataagggatttttgaaataagtagggataaatggatattaaggtaagtaaaggagtgtagttaagtaatttgtccgaAAATATATGTGGAGAAAAAAGACAATTTTAAGTTCGATTGTTTGCTAGCGTGTTTTACCTATAAGTATATACACTTGCACGTGTATCTCTAAAATGTGGAATGTATTTTGATCGGTTATAAGTTGTTGTTTAAAATATGGATTTTCGAGTTGAAACCTTGAGAACAGAAAATTTTTAGGTAAAGAAGAATTCTGAtctctttaattcgttttataGGACGCTAATTCAAATAAATGAGAATCACTAAAGTGTCATATATAGATACTTAATATAAAGTAGCTTgtaatgttttcttggtaaggaatacaattaaacaaacaaataaatttgtgTTTTTAAGAAAGTGAATCCCTTTGTTGACAACATAAATTAATGGTCCCTAAAGTCagcaaataaattaaagaaagtcAATTTGTGGGGTTAATTAGTAGCTACTATTGTtgtcaacttttattttattcttaattaattaattaattaattaatatttcgatgttataaaacttaagaacaaaagaataatataaagatgaagacaagaagaatataagacaagaggaacaatatgagataactttctttcttttaagtGTACACTAAATCTTCAAgtctatacatatacaatatgaacccttatgcctctatttatagtgtaacatagaggcatacaaaaggttagtcataaacatgacattaacatgaatataatgggggaggttatggaagtgaaaggttacaagaataatggttatagaggtggaggttatggttatcttcataatggaggaaagtaattgagtaacttcttgatgtagtggacatccacaatatattattttataacactcctccttggatgtccatagataatatgcctcgttaaaaccttactagaaaAAAATCCCGTGggaaaaaatcctagtgaaggaaaaagagtacacatatcttttaatacgTTTTGAatgttgcctcattaaaaaccttaccagaAAAACCCAATTGGGATAAAATCATGGTTAAGGAAAGAGTACAACACGTATTTTTCTCCCCCTGATAAAAACTTTACGCGGAAACAATGCATTCCAATCTTGtatcacaacttctcaaatattgatgttggcAATCTTTAGTGAATAAGttacaagattatcacttgaatggaTCTTTGAACAtgtatctcaccattttgttgaagaacaTGTGTGAATAAGACTTTTGGTGAAATATACTTTGTCCGATctcctttgattgtatcctCCTTCATTTGAGCTATATATCATTTTCGTATATGGTGGTTGGAATAtccttttcaaaagaaaatcacatattttctaaatatgaTAGATCATGANATACCATTTAcaatagttcgggggtatatctgtcctttttcccttttttaaatatgatagatcatgattccAACCAAACACACTCCCAACTTAATTCATAGAGCAATAttatttctgcatgatttgaagaagtggtaACTAATGTGATTCTTTGAATTTCCAAGATATTGTTGTCTCCATATGTAAATAATAGTCCATTTGCGATTGAGCTTTAtgcagatcaaataaatattttgcatctacataatcaaattatttctGACTCTGggattgatcatttcaatttcaTTGGAAGCTCATCTTTTCTTCTgaaagaaaatcacacatcttctatgtgttgagtcacttgCTTTGTTAGTTTTTTGTCATAACTTGAATAATACTATGACAATATTTTCACATAACTTTCGTTACGTgtatcaaataatcttctagcatttgcataaccaacaatctgtaagtgcaccaattgcactaatacatgacattttaaatcatttttatgaGATCAAAAAGATTCTTTCTTTGTGTTAAGCAGTCTCAAAACTATTGGGTACTCAATGGAATTACTTCaagaccttttaaatccttcaaggattttcatatacCCTTCATCGTCTAGTTAGACATGATAATCAGTCATTATACATTTTAAGTATTTAATCTATTGCCAGATTGAAATaagtctcattgcatccaccattAAAGAGtatatctccatttaataatgtcaggaTTTCTACGAAAATCCTTTATGCCCCGAGGCACAAATCGtactttatatcttacggttatactttcgcacaatgatttatttgtaccccactgacatatattttgatctatgaactacaagttcaaaaacatcacttttctaagtgaaataaaatacacttgaatagtgcattttatttggccaatcatttataTTTCCACATTATATGACAGATTCGAATTTAAGATCCTCGTAACCACTTACAACATTGAGTGCTACTTTATATCAAAGATACCGTCGACAGTCATTTTGATATTGATTCCAATACGACATAACTTATCTagatcttttcatttttcatcattttcaggtacctggacctttgccaaggttttatgaagtgttatgtcatagtgctatttcaaagcacttacctcattatcatgaccattttgataaatTGCTCCTCTCATTCCTCAAGGAATTTTACGTTTGGAATCGATTGGTCTATACACTTCTGGCGTACCATAGACTCTGTCCTTCAAGGACTATTTATTGGAGCATTTAcaacataattaaaatattgggtcaGCAAATACATCTgacaaattatttgcaacattttgcaaatgaattatctcttgaacttcaagttcacatttttttaacgaggatctagataattcaccTCACACATAATTTCAGCTACTAAAcatatctccccctaatgttagaaAATCTAACATTCACCCCCAACCTCATCTGGGGATCCATCTTCGTGCgtggtggagcaataaaatcatatgtgcacacatctaatttttagatggaaattatttggttcctgaccctgaaccaattgtgatgggAGAACCTTGTTAGCTTGATGTATACAcgttaaataaactcatttcataccaaattttatttgagagatttgttctcataatcattggtctagctataattggaggcatacaatttctgctaaaccaaccaacattatcaacataattttatagtttggaactatgctcttaatttaacaattcgagcaaacaaccttataaaaaccaatttgtaagttgatacaaatgcacatgtgaccataccatagatgcatctattaaatcataaaGTAAGCGGTCCACATGGTAGGTGAACgggcccatattcacctttttatatgttccaaattTCAAGGGATTCAATCCCAACCTTTgtacaatgatcattttataatgagaacaagcaacacatgagaattattgaagaatcttttgtttcttcaacatataatCCCATGAATTCTCActtcttttgcatcacatttgaatCGAAATGGTCAACCGGttatgccaactgatatttattctagtaaacttctagtttacttttgcatgtgattccatcATCACGCTTATATTTGTTACAACAAACAAGCAAAAGGCGGGTAACCTTTTATGTAAATCTTCATAACCCGCTATGATTGTAGTAATctgaagatatttaatctttcaataatttacagtctcaaaataatattttttttccaattcctccgaaacttaaaaagtttattttgagacttactacaacctcaatattatgaactattttcatttctggatagtaacaaattagtTCTTCCGAAACTCTTAATTAAGTTTGTGTACTgccacaaatttcacaacaccattcttatggtgaccatctccttcaaggagaaaatcataattattgtcatggttaaaattattacatgcaagacttatttcttgacaaccaatgacaaatttgtgttgccacacaacaacatttattttggtcatgaccacaaccttatagaaaagaattatttctttcttttgtcctctaatagttcataataaaacataccacaatttgaaagaaataccataaatttcaacaaaaaataattcattcgttattaaattttatgtcaagTCAACTATGAGATATAAGTCGTGTCGTAATAATAAGTTAGTGGAAGACAATTATCAATGAATCAAATACGTTATCCACTACGTAATTTTCTCTAATAAATGATGATGCTCCATCaactaaaacttttttttaaactaaGATTAATAAGTTCCcctatttttttgaatttttttattaatcattttGGTATTCGGTATTTTTGTTGGCATCTAATTAAATCTGAATACATAATGAGAAGTTTTCATATAAAGGAGTAAaacattttttaacaaaaataattacaaaaaatattgatcaaatcCGATacttttaattaagaaaaaagaaggtAACTAAatgtcaaaatcaaaattaactaTCTAACctaattttacta
Proteins encoded in this window:
- the LOC125865948 gene encoding uncharacterized protein LOC125865948, with the protein product MMVCFCFLVDQKRTVRRSKPVAGWCSRCGHGAKVAEMYTSTRFCYIPFYTKSWKAIVCSFCGAILKYYT